A genomic region of Arachis stenosperma cultivar V10309 chromosome 9, arast.V10309.gnm1.PFL2, whole genome shotgun sequence contains the following coding sequences:
- the LOC130951797 gene encoding calcium-transporting ATPase 9, plasma membrane-type-like isoform X1: protein MTNGHITVTVDTRHSDATEQRRIPPPPPPAAAASAAVNLDYDDDDHNDDDDVADPNDPFDIQHTKHAPIETLRRWRQAALVLNASRRFRYTLDLKKEEERQQKKSLIRAHAQVIRAALLFRLAGERELVVTAPTPAHPVGDFGIGLEQLSSVSKEQNTAALEEYGGVKGLSNLLRSNLDKGISGDDADLLKRKNAYGTNTYPRKKGRSFWRFLWEAWQDLTLIILIIAAVVSLVLGIKTEGLSEGWYDGGSIAFAVFLVIVVTAVSDYRQSLQFKNLNAEKQNIQLEVMRGGRTVKLSIFDIVVGDVVPLKIGDQVPADGVLITGHSLAVDESSMTGESKIVHKDHKSPFLMSGCKVADGVGVMLVTGVGINTEWGLLMASISEDNGEETPLQVRLNGVATFIGVVGLSVAVLVLAVLLGRYFSGHSTDDDGNVEFVAGKTKASTAVDGVIKIFTIAVSASLNYFVHLLLQTFSSLKLNTEPCMQVTIVVVAVPEGLPLAVTLTLAYSMRKMMRDKALVRRLSACETMGSATTICSDKTGTLTLNQMTVVEAYVGRNKLNPPDDSSKLNPEVLSLINEGIAQNTTGNVFVPKEGGEAEISGSPTEKAILSWAVKLGMNFSLLRSNTTVLHVFPFNSEKKRGGVAVKLEGSGVHIHWKGAAEILLGACTQYLDSDGHLQSIEGEQVAFKEAIDNMAARSLRCVAIAYRSYELDKVPSNEDDLEQWSLPENDLVLLAIVGIKDPCRPGVKEAVELCTKAGVKVRMVTGDNLQTARAIALECGILTSNEEAVEPVIIEGKKFRALSEKEREQIAKKIAVMGRSSPNDKLLLVQALRKGGEVVAVTGDGTNDAPALHEADIGLSMGIQGTEVAKESSDIIILDDNFASVVKVVRWGRSVYANIQKFIQFQLTVNVAALVINVVAAISSGDVPLNAVQLLWVNLIMDTLGALALATEPPTDSLMRRAPVGRREPLITNVMWRNLVVQAVYQVTVLLVLNFAGESFIPKQETKSLDSQTKNTLIFNAFVLCQIFNEFNARKPEGMNVFQGVTKNRLFMGIVGMTFILQIIIIEFLGKFTKTVKLDWKLWIASLVIGIVSWPLAVAGKLIPVPKTPLSRCLAKPLRRWRRSRAQSQLNTPSTNFSR, encoded by the exons ATGACCAACGGCCACATAACCGTAACCGTCGACACCAGGCATTCTGACGCCACCGAACAGCGACGcattcctcctcctcctcctcctgcTGCTGCTGCTTCCGCTGCCGTCAATCTCGACTATGACGACGACGACCACAACGACGACGACGATGTTGCAGATCCAAATGATCCTTTCGATATTCAACACACCAAGCATGCGCCCATCGAGACCCTCCGCCGTTGGAGA CAAGCAGCACTCGTGCTCAATGCATCAAGGCGCTTTAGATATACCTTGGACCTAAAAAAGGAAGAGGAGAGACAGCAAAAGAAAAGCTTGATTAGAGCCCATGCACAAGTCATAAGA GCAGCATTGCTTTTCAGATTGGCTGGTGAACGTGAATTAG TGGTAACAGCACCGACACCTGCACATCCAGTTGGTGACTTTGGAATTGGGCTCGAACAACTTTCTTCAGTTTCTAAGGAGCAGAACACTGCTGCTTTAGAAGAATATGGAGGG GTCAAGGGCTTATCAAATTTATTAAGGTCAAATCTCGATAAAGGAATTAGTGGAGATGATGCTGATTTACTAAAAAGGAAAAATGCTTATGGAACTAACACATATCCTCGGAAAAAAGGAAGAAGCTTCTGG AGGTTTTTATGGGAAGCATGGCAAGATCTAACTCTTATAATATTGATTATAGCAGCAGTTGTCTCATTGGTGCTTGGAATAAAAACAGAG GGTTTGAGTGAAGGATGGTATGATGGGGGAAGCATTGCTTTTGCGGTTTTTCTGGTCATTGTAGTTACAG CTGTCAGTGATTATCGGCAATCTCTGCAGTTTAAGAATTTGAATGCAGAGAAACAAAATATACAGTTGGAG GTCATGAGAGGTGGCAGAACAGTTAAATTGTCGATATTTGACATTGTTGTTGGTGATGTAGTACCGCTTAAAATAGGAGATCAG GTTCCTGCTGATGGAGTATTAATCACGGGTCATTCACTTGCCGTTGATGAATCCAGTATGACGGGTGAAAGCAaaatt GTTCACAAGGATCACAAATCACCCTTTTTGATGTCTGGTTGCAAAGTGGCTGATGGAGTTGGAGTTATGCTG GTAACTGGTGTTGGTATAAATACAGAGTGGGGATTGTTGATGGCAAGTATCTCAGAGGATAATGGAGAAGAGACTCCATTGCAG GTACGTTTGAATGGAGTAGCAACTTTTATTGGTGTAGTTGGGCTTTCTGTGGCTGTTTTAGTGCTAGCAGTCCTCTTGGGCAG ATACTTTTCTGGCCATTCTACTGATGATGATGGAAACGTGGAATTTGTTGCTGGAAAAACTAAAGCAAGTACTGCAGTTGATGGCGTCATCAAAATTTTCACCATTGCAGTAAGTGCGAGTTTGAACTATTTcgtccatcttcttcttcaaactttTAGTAGTTTGAAACTAAATACGGAGCCATGCATGCAGGTTACCATTGTGGTTGTCGCAGTGCCTGAAGGTCTACCTTTGGCTGTTACCTTAAC CCTGGCATACTCAATGCGGAAAATGATGAGAGACAAAGCCCTG GTTCGGAGGCTGTCAGCCTGCGAAACTATGGGATCTGCGACAACAATATGCAGTGATAAGACAGGAACATTGACCTTAAATCAG ATGACTGTAGTTGAGGCATATGTTGGAAGGAACAAATTAAATCCACCAGATGACTCATCAAAGTTAAATCCGGAAGTTTTATCCTTGATAAACGAGGGCATTGCCCAGAATACTACTGGAAATGTTTTTGTGCCTAAG GAAGGAGGAGAGGCAGAGATTTCAGGATCTCCTACAGAGAAGGCAATTCTTTCATGGGCAGTAAAG TTGGGTATGAATTTTAGTCTTCTCAGATCAAATACGACAGTTCTCCATGTCTTCCCCTTTAATTCCGAGAAAAAAAGAGGCGGTGTTGCTGTGAAGCTG GAGGGCTCTGGAGTACATATACATTGGAAAGGAGCTGCAGAAATACTTCTTGGAGCATGTACGCAATATCTTGATTCAGATGGTCATTTGCAATCCATTGAGGGAGAGCAG GTAGCTTTCAAGGAGGCGATTGATAACATGGCTGCTCGCAGCTTGCGTTGTGTTGCCATTGCTTACAGATCATATGAATTAGACAAAGTTCCATCTAATGAAGATGATTTGGAGCAATGGTCGTTACCAGAAAATGATCTTGTTTTGCTTGCTATTGTTGGAATAAAG GATCCTTGTCGCCCTGGTGTCAAAGAAGCAGTGGAACTATGCACTAAAGCTGGTGTCAAG GTACGCATGGTTACCGGAGACAACCTTCAAACAGCAAGGGCAATAGCTTTGGAGTGTGGGATACTTACTTCAAATGAGGAAGCTGTTGAACCAGTTATAATTGAAGGGAAGAAATTCCGTGCACTAAGCGAAAAAGAAAGGGAACAGATTGCTAAGAAAATAGCG GTCATGGGGAGGTCTTCTCCTAATGACAAGCTTTTGCTTGTGCAAGCTCTACGTAAAGGAGGTGAAGTTGTTGCCGTCACAGGAGATGGAACCAATGATGCCCCTGCACTTCACGAG gCAGATATTGGTCTTTCTATGGGCATCCAAGGAACTGAAGTTGCAAAAGAAAGCTCAGATATTATAATCCTGGATGATAACTTTGCGTCAGTAGTAAAG GTTGTCCGGTGGGGACGTTCTGTTTATGCAAATATTCAGAAATTCATCCAGTTCCAGCTTACTGTTAATGTTGCTGCTCTTGTAATTAATGTTGTTGCAGCAATATCCTCTGGTGATGTTCCTTTGAATGCAGTACAG CTTCTGTGGGTCAACCTTATCATGGACACACTTGGGGCGCTTGCACTGGCCACTGAACCACCAACGGACAGCCTTATGCGCAGAGCACCTGTTGGGCGAAG GGAACCTCTTATAACGAATGTCATGTGGAGAAACTTGGTTGTACAG GCTGTCTATCAAGTTACTGTTCTTCTTGTTCTGAACTTCGCTGGTGAAAGTTTCATACCTAAGCAAGAAACTAAATCCCTTGACAGTCAAACCAAGAACACTTTAATATTCAATGCATTCGTCCTGTGCCAA ATATTCAACGAGTTCAATGCTCGGAAACCAGAAGGAATGAATGTATTCCAAGGGGTGACTAAGAACCGTCTATTCATGGGAATTGTTGGAATGACCTTTATCCTTCAG ATAATTATCATCGAGTTCCTTGGAAAGTTCACCAAAACAGTGAAACTTGATTGGAAGCTGTGGATTGCTTCTCTTGTTATTGGCATTGTCAG
- the LOC130951797 gene encoding calcium-transporting ATPase 9, plasma membrane-type-like isoform X2, with the protein MTNGHITVTVDTRHSDATEQRRIPPPPPPAAAASAAVNLDYDDDDHNDDDDVADPNDPFDIQHTKHAPIETLRRWRQAALVLNASRRFRYTLDLKKEEERQQKKSLIRAHAQVIRAALLFRLAGERELVVTAPTPAHPVGDFGIGLEQLSSVSKEQNTAALEEYGGVKGLSNLLRSNLDKGISGDDADLLKRKNAYGTNTYPRKKGRSFWRFLWEAWQDLTLIILIIAAVVSLVLGIKTEGLSEGWYDGGSIAFAVFLVIVVTAVSDYRQSLQFKNLNAEKQNIQLEVMRGGRTVKLSIFDIVVGDVVPLKIGDQVPADGVLITGHSLAVDESSMTGESKIVHKDHKSPFLMSGCKVADGVGVMLVTGVGINTEWGLLMASISEDNGEETPLQVRLNGVATFIGVVGLSVAVLVLAVLLGRYFSGHSTDDDGNVEFVAGKTKASTAVDGVIKIFTIAVTIVVVAVPEGLPLAVTLTLAYSMRKMMRDKALVRRLSACETMGSATTICSDKTGTLTLNQMTVVEAYVGRNKLNPPDDSSKLNPEVLSLINEGIAQNTTGNVFVPKEGGEAEISGSPTEKAILSWAVKLGMNFSLLRSNTTVLHVFPFNSEKKRGGVAVKLEGSGVHIHWKGAAEILLGACTQYLDSDGHLQSIEGEQVAFKEAIDNMAARSLRCVAIAYRSYELDKVPSNEDDLEQWSLPENDLVLLAIVGIKDPCRPGVKEAVELCTKAGVKVRMVTGDNLQTARAIALECGILTSNEEAVEPVIIEGKKFRALSEKEREQIAKKIAVMGRSSPNDKLLLVQALRKGGEVVAVTGDGTNDAPALHEADIGLSMGIQGTEVAKESSDIIILDDNFASVVKVVRWGRSVYANIQKFIQFQLTVNVAALVINVVAAISSGDVPLNAVQLLWVNLIMDTLGALALATEPPTDSLMRRAPVGRREPLITNVMWRNLVVQAVYQVTVLLVLNFAGESFIPKQETKSLDSQTKNTLIFNAFVLCQIFNEFNARKPEGMNVFQGVTKNRLFMGIVGMTFILQIIIIEFLGKFTKTVKLDWKLWIASLVIGIVSWPLAVAGKLIPVPKTPLSRCLAKPLRRWRRSRAQSQLNTPSTNFSR; encoded by the exons ATGACCAACGGCCACATAACCGTAACCGTCGACACCAGGCATTCTGACGCCACCGAACAGCGACGcattcctcctcctcctcctcctgcTGCTGCTGCTTCCGCTGCCGTCAATCTCGACTATGACGACGACGACCACAACGACGACGACGATGTTGCAGATCCAAATGATCCTTTCGATATTCAACACACCAAGCATGCGCCCATCGAGACCCTCCGCCGTTGGAGA CAAGCAGCACTCGTGCTCAATGCATCAAGGCGCTTTAGATATACCTTGGACCTAAAAAAGGAAGAGGAGAGACAGCAAAAGAAAAGCTTGATTAGAGCCCATGCACAAGTCATAAGA GCAGCATTGCTTTTCAGATTGGCTGGTGAACGTGAATTAG TGGTAACAGCACCGACACCTGCACATCCAGTTGGTGACTTTGGAATTGGGCTCGAACAACTTTCTTCAGTTTCTAAGGAGCAGAACACTGCTGCTTTAGAAGAATATGGAGGG GTCAAGGGCTTATCAAATTTATTAAGGTCAAATCTCGATAAAGGAATTAGTGGAGATGATGCTGATTTACTAAAAAGGAAAAATGCTTATGGAACTAACACATATCCTCGGAAAAAAGGAAGAAGCTTCTGG AGGTTTTTATGGGAAGCATGGCAAGATCTAACTCTTATAATATTGATTATAGCAGCAGTTGTCTCATTGGTGCTTGGAATAAAAACAGAG GGTTTGAGTGAAGGATGGTATGATGGGGGAAGCATTGCTTTTGCGGTTTTTCTGGTCATTGTAGTTACAG CTGTCAGTGATTATCGGCAATCTCTGCAGTTTAAGAATTTGAATGCAGAGAAACAAAATATACAGTTGGAG GTCATGAGAGGTGGCAGAACAGTTAAATTGTCGATATTTGACATTGTTGTTGGTGATGTAGTACCGCTTAAAATAGGAGATCAG GTTCCTGCTGATGGAGTATTAATCACGGGTCATTCACTTGCCGTTGATGAATCCAGTATGACGGGTGAAAGCAaaatt GTTCACAAGGATCACAAATCACCCTTTTTGATGTCTGGTTGCAAAGTGGCTGATGGAGTTGGAGTTATGCTG GTAACTGGTGTTGGTATAAATACAGAGTGGGGATTGTTGATGGCAAGTATCTCAGAGGATAATGGAGAAGAGACTCCATTGCAG GTACGTTTGAATGGAGTAGCAACTTTTATTGGTGTAGTTGGGCTTTCTGTGGCTGTTTTAGTGCTAGCAGTCCTCTTGGGCAG ATACTTTTCTGGCCATTCTACTGATGATGATGGAAACGTGGAATTTGTTGCTGGAAAAACTAAAGCAAGTACTGCAGTTGATGGCGTCATCAAAATTTTCACCATTGCA GTTACCATTGTGGTTGTCGCAGTGCCTGAAGGTCTACCTTTGGCTGTTACCTTAAC CCTGGCATACTCAATGCGGAAAATGATGAGAGACAAAGCCCTG GTTCGGAGGCTGTCAGCCTGCGAAACTATGGGATCTGCGACAACAATATGCAGTGATAAGACAGGAACATTGACCTTAAATCAG ATGACTGTAGTTGAGGCATATGTTGGAAGGAACAAATTAAATCCACCAGATGACTCATCAAAGTTAAATCCGGAAGTTTTATCCTTGATAAACGAGGGCATTGCCCAGAATACTACTGGAAATGTTTTTGTGCCTAAG GAAGGAGGAGAGGCAGAGATTTCAGGATCTCCTACAGAGAAGGCAATTCTTTCATGGGCAGTAAAG TTGGGTATGAATTTTAGTCTTCTCAGATCAAATACGACAGTTCTCCATGTCTTCCCCTTTAATTCCGAGAAAAAAAGAGGCGGTGTTGCTGTGAAGCTG GAGGGCTCTGGAGTACATATACATTGGAAAGGAGCTGCAGAAATACTTCTTGGAGCATGTACGCAATATCTTGATTCAGATGGTCATTTGCAATCCATTGAGGGAGAGCAG GTAGCTTTCAAGGAGGCGATTGATAACATGGCTGCTCGCAGCTTGCGTTGTGTTGCCATTGCTTACAGATCATATGAATTAGACAAAGTTCCATCTAATGAAGATGATTTGGAGCAATGGTCGTTACCAGAAAATGATCTTGTTTTGCTTGCTATTGTTGGAATAAAG GATCCTTGTCGCCCTGGTGTCAAAGAAGCAGTGGAACTATGCACTAAAGCTGGTGTCAAG GTACGCATGGTTACCGGAGACAACCTTCAAACAGCAAGGGCAATAGCTTTGGAGTGTGGGATACTTACTTCAAATGAGGAAGCTGTTGAACCAGTTATAATTGAAGGGAAGAAATTCCGTGCACTAAGCGAAAAAGAAAGGGAACAGATTGCTAAGAAAATAGCG GTCATGGGGAGGTCTTCTCCTAATGACAAGCTTTTGCTTGTGCAAGCTCTACGTAAAGGAGGTGAAGTTGTTGCCGTCACAGGAGATGGAACCAATGATGCCCCTGCACTTCACGAG gCAGATATTGGTCTTTCTATGGGCATCCAAGGAACTGAAGTTGCAAAAGAAAGCTCAGATATTATAATCCTGGATGATAACTTTGCGTCAGTAGTAAAG GTTGTCCGGTGGGGACGTTCTGTTTATGCAAATATTCAGAAATTCATCCAGTTCCAGCTTACTGTTAATGTTGCTGCTCTTGTAATTAATGTTGTTGCAGCAATATCCTCTGGTGATGTTCCTTTGAATGCAGTACAG CTTCTGTGGGTCAACCTTATCATGGACACACTTGGGGCGCTTGCACTGGCCACTGAACCACCAACGGACAGCCTTATGCGCAGAGCACCTGTTGGGCGAAG GGAACCTCTTATAACGAATGTCATGTGGAGAAACTTGGTTGTACAG GCTGTCTATCAAGTTACTGTTCTTCTTGTTCTGAACTTCGCTGGTGAAAGTTTCATACCTAAGCAAGAAACTAAATCCCTTGACAGTCAAACCAAGAACACTTTAATATTCAATGCATTCGTCCTGTGCCAA ATATTCAACGAGTTCAATGCTCGGAAACCAGAAGGAATGAATGTATTCCAAGGGGTGACTAAGAACCGTCTATTCATGGGAATTGTTGGAATGACCTTTATCCTTCAG ATAATTATCATCGAGTTCCTTGGAAAGTTCACCAAAACAGTGAAACTTGATTGGAAGCTGTGGATTGCTTCTCTTGTTATTGGCATTGTCAG